One Urocitellus parryii isolate mUroPar1 chromosome 9, mUroPar1.hap1, whole genome shotgun sequence DNA segment encodes these proteins:
- the Chrm3 gene encoding muscarinic acetylcholine receptor M3 → MTLHSNSTTSPLFPNISASWIHSPSDAGLPPGTDTHFGSYNISRAAGNFSSPDDTTSDPLGGHTIWQVVFIAFLTGFLALVTIIGNILVIVAFKVNKQLKTVNNYFLLSLACADLIIGVISMNLFTTYIIMNRWALGNLACDLWLSIDYVASNASVMNLLVISFDRYFSITRPLTYRAKRTTKRAGVMIGLAWVISFVLWAPAILFWQYFVGKRTVPPGECFIQFLSEPTITFGTAIAAFYMPVTIMTILYWRIYKETEKRTKELAGLQASGTEAEAENFVHPTGSSRSCSSYELQQQSLKRSARRKYGGCHFWFTTKSWKPSAEQMDQDHSSSDSWNNNDAAASLENSASSDEEDIGSETRAIYSIVLKLPGHSTILNSTKLPSSDNLQVPEEELRALDAEKSANKLQAQRSVDDGGSFQRSFSKLPIQLESAVDTAKSSDANSSVGKTTATLPLSFKEATLAKRFALKTRSQITKRKRMSLIKEKKAAQTLSAILLAFIITWTPYNIMVLVNTFCDSCIPKTYWNLGYWLCYINSTVNPVCYALCNKTFRTTFKMLLLCQCDKRKRRKQQYQQRQSVIFHKRVPEQAP, encoded by the coding sequence ATGACCTTGCACAGTAACAGTACCACCTCGCCTTTGTTTCCAAACATCAGCGCTTCCTGGATACACAGTCCTTCAGATGCAGGCCTGCCCCCAGGGACTGACACTCATTTCGGCAGCTACAACATTTCACGAGCAGCTGGGAATTTCTCCTCTCCCGATGATACCACCAGTGATCCATTGGGAGGTCACACCATCTGGCAGGTGGTCTTCATCGCATTCTTAACAGGCTTCCTGGCCCTGGTCACCATCATCGGCAACATCCTGGTGATAGTGGCATTTAAGGTCAACAAGCAGCTGAAGACAGTCAACAACTACTTCCTCCTCAGCCTGGCCTGCGCCGACCTGATCATCGGGGTCATCTCGATGAATCTGTTTACTACCTACATCATCATGAATCGGTGGGCATTGGGGAACTTGGCCTGTGACCTCTGGCTCTCCATTGACTATGTGGCCAGCAACGCCTCCGTCATGAATCTCCTGGTCATTAGCTTTGACAGGTACTTCTCCATCACAAGGCCGCTCACCTACCGAGCCAAACGAACCACCAAAAGAGCCGGGGTGATGATCGGCCTGGCCTGGGTCATTTCCTTCGTCCTGTGGGCGCCTGCCATCTTGTTCTGGCAGTACTTCGTAGGGAAGAGAACCGTGCCTCCGGGGGAGTGTTTCATCCAGTTCCTCAGCGAGCCGACCATCACCTTCGGAACGGCGATCGCCGCCTTTTACATGCCTGTCACCATCATGACTATTTTGTACTGGAGGATCTATAAGGAAACCGAGAAACGTACCAAAGAGCTCGCTGGGCTGCAGGCCTCGGGGACAGAAGCAGAGGCGGAAAACTTTGTCCACCCCACAGGCAGTTCTCGAAGCTGCAGCAGCTACGAACTTCAGCAGCAGAGCTTGAAACGCTCGGCCAGGAGGAAGTATGGCGGCTGCCACTTCTGGTTCACCACCAAGAGCTGGAAGCCCAGCGCCGAGCAGATGGACCAAGACCACAGCAGCAGTGACAGCTGGAACAACAACGATGCTGCCGCCTCCCTGGAAAACTCGGCCTCCTCCGACGAGGAGGACATTGGCTCCGAGACCAGAGCCATCTACTCCATTGTGCTCAAGCTCCCTGGTCACAGCACCATCCTCAACTCCACCAAGCTGCCCTCTTCGGACAACCTGCAGGTGCCTGAGGAGGAGCTGCGGGCGCTGGATGCCGAGAAGAGCGCCAATAAGCTGCAGGCCCAGAGGAGCGTGGACGATGGTGGCAGCTTTCAGAGAAGCTTCTCCAAGCTTCCCATCCAGTTAGAGTCTGCCGTGGACACAGCCAAGTCCTCTGACGCCAACTCCTCGGTGGGTAAGACCACGGCCACTCTACCTCTGTCCTTCAAGGAAGCCACTCTGGCCAAGAGGTTTGCTCTGAAGACCAGAAGTCAGATCACGAAGCGGAAGAGGATGTCCCTCATCAAGGAGAAGAAGGCAGCCCAGACCCTCAGCGCCATCCTGCTGGCCTTCATCATCACCTGGACCCCCTACAACATCATGGTCCTGGTGAACACCTTTTGTGACAGCTGCATACCCAAAACCTATTGGAATCTGGGCTACTGGCTGTGCTACATCAACAGCACCGTGAACCCCGTGTGCTATGCCCTGTGCAACAAGACATTCAGAACCACCTTCAAGATGCTGCTGCTGTGCCAGTGTGACAAAAGGAAGCGGCGCAAGCAACAGTACCAGCAAAGACAGTCGGTCATCTTCCACAAGCGCGTGCCCGAGCAGGCTCCGTAG